The Eubacterium sp. MSJ-33 genomic sequence ACAGCTATTAAACTTCACGCCCTTATAGCGCAGATATCCAATCATACCGCCCGTGTACCATGTTCCGGTAACCGCACCGTAATTATCGCATTTTGTAAATGTCATCGAACCACTGGTCTGATTCTCCATCTGTCCTACAATACCACCAACTGCAATATTTCCGGATGCAGTCGTCTTAACTTCTGCATAATTCGTAAGGTACTCCAGATTCTCGCCAGACATCGAATGTCCGATGATACCACCCACAGCCGTATTTTCTCCTGCTGCTTTCGCTGTCACATACCATTTATCCGCTGTAATAATCTGTTCCGTCTGCGTGCCCTTTACAATGGCATCCTTCCGGTTACATCCGACAATACCACCGGTATAACCAAGATAGTTGTCGATTGTCGTATTTCCATTTGCCTCTGCTTTATTATCCGTTGAGGAGACCGTTCCATAATTTGTACCGACGATGCCTCCGACATTCGTTGTCGACATATCATAGGTTGCTGTACCTGCCATGCCACCATGCACGCTTGTCTCTTTGCTTCCAACGGTGCTTGCCTTGACCGTTGAATTATATCCATTAGCACCAACGACTCCACCGACATGTGCCGTTATATTATTTCCGACACCGGATATACTTCCTGTAAATCTACATTCTGTTATCTGGGCTGCATCCACATCCCCTGTCTTTTCTGAGGCAATGCCACTCACTCCGACAATACCGCCGTAGCTTGCAATGGACGTACCAAGATTGCCAACAATCGTTGCATCTACAGTACACTGACTGACCGTACCTTTGTTCTCGCCGACAATACCACCCGCAACTTCTTTCGCCGTGATGGCCCCATAATTTTTGCTTGTCTGAATCTTGTTATTTGACTTGCGGCTCGCACTGATTATACCTCCTGCATGGCCGGTCTTCGCTGTTACGGATGCCTTATTCGTCGCATTTTCGATACGCAAAAAGGTGTTTGCATCATCGTATCCAACAAGTCCGCCGACATAGGTATCGGCTGTCACACTTCCACTGCCAACTTCGCCGGTCACATACATCTGCACTTCACTTGACTTAATATCCGCATTGCATACTGCATCAACCACGTTCTGTGTTGACGTCTGGTTCGTCATACTTCTAAGCGTTTCCGCTGTCGTTCTCGCATAGGTTGTATCCGTGCTGTTTACAAGCATCGTGTAACCGATGTAACCACCGGTAAATGCACTGCCCGTAATCGTGCCGGAAAAATTAGACATGTCCGCATTAGTTTTTATTCGATAATATTGAATATTATCTGCTTCCTGAACCAACTCCGTTGTATAAAATATCAATCTTGCTTTTTGTTTTATTTTATCAAATGTGTCCTGAGAAGTAATATTTATAGGTATACCGCTAAGTTGTAAATATTCTCCCTTTGACAACTTACCCCTATAATAATTATTGGAACTTTTCTTTTGTGTTATCTCTAATCGTTTTAATTCTTTATTATTTACAACTTCTGCATCTCCATAATTATACTCATTTACCCCAAATTCTCCTTCATCATATGGCAAAAGTATCTTCAAATTAAAAATATCTGAATCACTGTTGTTTGTTACCTTAAAATACCAATACCATTGATTTCCCAATAGTTCTAATGTATAAAGACTATCATTCATGCCAACTTCATGTTCATTTTTCTTTGTAATAACGGTATTTCCAGGTTTCAAACTTCCTTTATTATCATCTCCTCCATCGTAGAAAAATTCAATATCAGTCAAATCAAATGAGTACATGTCATCATAAGACAAAAACGTTAATTCCATCTTCCTCGGTCTACTTTGAGATTTCGCCTGAACAGCATTATTCTCATTAGTATGGTCAGCATCTGATTTGAAAGTTTCATACGTTATAACTGTTTCTTTTTCAGTTTCTTCTCTAAGAGTCGTAGATCCACCGTCTGCGTTATATAAATCTGCATCTGCACCTTTTCCCAAATGTAATTTCATACTCCAATTATACAAAAGATTATCACTTTCATTATGTATAACATATGTATACTGTGCTCTTACTTTACCATCATAATATCCCACTGTTTCCCTTTGCAATGTCACATAACAAAGTTTCGTTGTATTACCAGCCGAAGAATCGGTTGCCGTATCGGAAGATCCACTCTGTCCGGGTTCCGTAACCATATTCTGGTTATAACCATTCGTATTAATAATGTTCGCGCCAATCACACCACCGACAAAATATTTGCCGCTGATGTTCTGTGTACTTACATATAATTTTTTCGCAGTTCCATTTGTATCCTGCAACATGGCTATCGACGCATTGCATCCGGCAAGTCCGCCGACATAACTTCCGTTTTCCGTATCTCCGTTTATACTTCCAGCCGTCACAGCGTAGTTTGTAACTTCCGCGTCACTGTCATTATAACCAACGATACCGCCGACATAGTTTTTACCTACAATGCGTACATTGTTATCTATTCTGTCTGTTGCTTTAATCACACCATGATTGTAACCAGTGATACCACCGACATAATCGGCTGCACTAGAAACCGGATATATTCCTGCAACAGTCGCTTCACCCGATGTATCACGATTTTCAAGCAAGGAACCTGCATTGTAGCCACTGATACCTCCTGCATATATACCGGTTGCATAGACAACACCCTTATTCTGCCAGTTTGATACAGTGTTGTTCGGATTCACGGTATCGGATACAACGATTGGACTTGCTCCCTCTTCAACCAATACCAAAGTATCTGTGCTATTATTTCCTGTCGCTTTCTGTGTTTTGGTCAAATCTATATCTGCATTTGCGCCAATCACACCACCGACATAGGAACAACCAATCACATAGTTGTCATTTCTGCCGGTCGCATTCGTCCCATCCGCACCTGAAAGCTCCGCAGAACCGGTTGCATAACCGACAATACCTCCGACATAATCATGTCCAAATACATAGCTGTGCCTGCCGTTATCCAATTCCGCACGCACACCCTGAAGCGTACTAAAATAACTGTAACCGGTAATACCGCCTACATAAGTTCCAACGACCTTGTCCGCATAGTTTTCAAACACTGCTCCATCCTGATTTCCAAGGAACTCAGTCAAATCATCTTCTGAATAAAACGGTGTACTGTTGCTGTTTTTGATTGTGATATTCGCTAATGCAGATGCGTTATCTACATGATTTGCTGCATACACATTCACACAGCTTCCTGCTATACCGCCGATAAATTTGCTGTCCTTTTTATCTTCACCATCCTTCACGACCGCATATACGGCACCTGTATTCTCACAGTCTTCCAATGTAATGGCTGTATGGCGATTCTTCTCTGTCCGAAGTTCACCAACAACTCCTCCCACGCGTGAAAGTCCGGTCACCTTCGCAGCATTGGAAAGCTTCTTCCATGTAACCGCTGACACAACCGAATCCGAATCTGCAATCAGTGTTCCTGTAATACCACCGACATAAGACTTGCCTTTTACATAGCTGGCTGTCTCTGCATCCACATTATCATTTACGACTTCCAGGTTTTCTAAGATACCTGCTGCCTCTCCAATCAGATTCTCACCATACACCGTGATTCCGGCAAAAGAACCAACATAATCACCCGGAGACGTTACCTGTACTTCATCCAGTTTCAGATTTCCGATCTTACCATAATTTGTGATGAATAAACCAACCGGCTTTTTCTCATCATCTGCTTTACCGGTATCCGTGTCTGTATACAACATGCACAGGGCATTTCCTGCCTGCGACATATTAAGTCCCTTAATCGTATACGACTCGCCATCCGCGTTCTTACCATCCAGAGAATCTTCCGCACGAAGCTGTTTCATCGAGATAAAGAACTCTGCCAGACTTTCTGTCTCATCCTCTAATTTGATATCATTTCCATTCGTATTATAAAATGCACCGGATTCTACAAACTCTGTCCAATTGATATCCTTCGACAACTGGAAATGACAGGCTATTTTCTTCTTTTTGTCCTGCTCATAATGCGCACTGCTCAGGCGCAGTTCATCCACAGATTTATCAGTATTTGCTGTCACGTCTGTCACATAACGCATATTATAAAGATGTCTTGCATTTGCAATCGAATAGTTGTAATTCACAACCTTGTTATCTTCGCTTATATTGTTATTTTCCTCTGCAAAATAAACATATGACTGATTGCTCTGCCGCTCCGTTGTTGTATCATATGCTGCACCATAACCCTTGATGGAGCACTTGATCTTATTTGCATCCAGACCAAACCGATGAAACGTATAGGTTGTCTTGAACTTAAAGTTTGCATTTGCAACCGCTTCTGGTTTTGATGTATTCATCAATGTCTGCAGTTTCATCGCATAGCTGGCAGAGGTTGCCTGAAAATCCGCTGCATCCAATACGACACGGATTGTTCCATCTGTATCACTCCACGCAAGAATCGGAAACTCCCCCAGTTCCTGTGTACTCCAATTATTAGTTGTTTCATCCTTCACATACCGAGTGATTACACAGTTCTGTGCCTGTCGGTTCGCATAATTCTTGATCTTCGCTCCTTCTAATGTGAACTTCATAACCGGAACGCCATCCGCCATATTCTCACCGGCACAGAAATCAGAATCCACATCATAGACAGTAACGTCATAATTCATCTTCTGTGCGGCATTTGCCGGCTTGCTGACCTTGAATGACAGATTTAACGTATCTTCATTATTCAATTTCACATCGTCAATGGATGGCTTTTCCTTTGTTCCCTTTAATGCCATTGACAATGTATCCACACCATAGTAACCTACCATCCGGTCTTTTCTGTATGATTCATACCGGGTAGCAATATTGACTGTACCACGCAAAGACGTATTCTTGTTGTCGTAAACAAACACTTCCTGCTCTTCGCTATTTGATTTGGATGAATAAAGAACTGAGAACACCTGTCCATCCTCTAGGGAAAATTCGACGCAGATCGCGTCATTCAAGATAGAAGTATCATACAGATACCCCTCTAAAAGCTGATATACAATCGGTGCAGTCGGGCTTGTCGTAGTTTTCCCTGCTGCATACCGACTATAGTCACCCTTATTTGCACGCACAGAAACAAGCGTACCCTTATTTACCGTTACCCAAACGGATTCATCACTGTACGCCTTTCCTTCTTCGTAATATATGGAATCCAGATTCACCGCATCCGGACTTAAATTTTTTGTCTGCTTTGCAAAATCCTCGAGTGTTCCATTTGCATTATATTCCGACAACTGATTCTGCGCTGCCAAAAACATGGTCTCTGCATACTCATTCGCCTGGTTGAAGTCCGACCAGTCCTGCCATGCCATAAGCCCCATGACTGATATTGTGAGCAATATCGACAGCAACATCATCGTCACGATCATCTCAACAAGCGTGAAACCCCGATTGGATCCGCATCGTCTCTCTTGTGTCGATCTCATATTTATCACCTACTGTATAAAACTATTCGCTTTATTATACAAATATATCGAAAAAAAGGCAAACTTTATCAAGAGATTTTTTTTGCATATTTTTGTCATTTCAGTGAAAATTGTGTGATATCTTACACAAACAACTCCAGTATGTACACAATAGCACATGAAACAAGAGACACCACGAACATACTTGTTCTGCGCCACGCAAGGATCAGCGCCACGACGAATCCAATGCCTGCTGCAACCATACTGTTGCTCGCTGTGAGAATCGCCGGAAATGTCATAACTGCCAGCGTCACATAAGGCACATAGAATAAAAACGACCGCACCATCTTGTTCTTAATCTCTTTCTTGATCAATGTGAGTGGCAGAACACGGATTAGATATGTGACTACTGCCATCACAAGGATGTACAGATAAATATTATGCTTCATAGTCTGCCTCCTCATCTCCCGTGTTTTCATCCGGAATCGGGAACAATACGGCTGCCACCGCAGAAATCACAACGGTCAGAATAATCACTTTCATACCGGAAGAAATATTCTTAATCACCGGTATCTTCGTGAAAAGGAAGCTGGCTGCCATCGCAATGATGACAAGTCCACAGATTACCTTATTGTCTCTGGCTGGAGGAATAATGATTGCTAAGAACATACCATATAATGCGACCGAAAGCGCACTAACCACACCGCCCGGCAGTACATTGCCAAGTACCACACCGAGACAGGTGCCTATTGTCCATGCCGGAATCGCAATCGACATCGCACCATACATGTAGCACGGATTCAATTTACCTTTTCTGGCAACCGAGATGCCGAAGATCTCATCCGTCACGCCAAACCCAATAAAAAACCGGTGTATAATTGAAAATTTGGGATCAAGCTTCTGTGTCAGCGCACACGACATCAGCATATAACGTAAGTTTATGACGAGCTGCATCAGTGCAAGCTCCGCATACCCCACACCGCCGGCAATCGCTGTGATTGCAGCAAATTCTCCCGCCGATGTCGTATTCGTCAAGCTCATGATTGTTGCCGGAAGTGCATGCACCCCCGCATTTCGCGCCGCAATCCCAAGGGTAAATGCGACCGCAAGATATCCAAGTGCGATTGGAATCGCATCCCGCATCCCATCACAGTAATTTTTTCGATTTATATTCTCTGCTCCACTCATTTTATCTCATCCATCACTTCTTCTAAAGTTCCACGATCTGTCCGCACGCGGATATGGCAGGCACGTGCATAAATCGGTCCCCGTTCCTCCATCATCGACTGAATCTTCGCGTATGGGTTGTCACACTGCAGCAGTGGGCGGTTCGTACAATGCTTTACACGTGCATAGGTCGTATCCGCATCTGCCATCAGGTAATATACCGTTCCGACTTCTTTCAATAAATCACTGTTTTCCTTGCGAAGCGGAAGTCCACCGCCAGTCGCAATTACACAATGTATCTTCTCCCGAAGCTCCCTTATAACATTCGTCTCCAATGTCCGGAAATAAGCTTCCCCCTTCTTCTCGAAGATCTCAGGAATCGTCATTCCCTCCTGTGATTCGATATAAAGGTCGGTATCGACAAATTCATACCCAAGCTTTCCTGCAAGTGCCTTTCCGACCGTTGTCTTTCCGGCACCCATATATCCGATTAAGACGATGTTATCGCCACGGTTTTTCCCGTAGATTGCATCCTGCAGCGCCAGATACACTTTATCTGTGAGCGTCTCAGAAACCGTCAGATTATTCCAAAGTTCATATGCAAGGATTCCCTGATAGAGCAACATTTTTAAGCCATTTACCGCCGGCACACCAAGCTTCTCCATCTCCTTTAAGAATGGTGTCTGTGCCGGGTTGTAGATCAGATCCACACCTGCCTTTGCCATCGCATAAAAGGAATCTCCGAAATCAAACGGCATTCCATCACCCTCATGCAAACCAACGGATGTACACTGGATCATCAGGTACTTTCCATCCGGAATGCTCTTATAATCATCCGAAGCCACTGCCTGCACAACGTCTTTTCCGGCGAACATATTCATATCCTCTGCAATGGCCTGCGCACGTGCAAATGTCCGGTTTACAATATACACCTGCTTTGCGCCATAGCTGACACACATATATGCAACTGCACGTGCAGCACCGCCTGCGCCAAGCATGATAACCTTCTCATCCTTTAGCGCAATTCCTTCTGTCTCTAAGGCTTTTGCCAATCCCGGCATATCTGTGTTGTAACCCTTATAGCCACCTTCCACACGAACCAGCGTGTTGACTGCACCGATCGTCTTCGCGGCTACATCAACATCCACAAGACTCTCCATCACATGCTGTTTATGCGGCACGGTAATATTCAGTCCAAGCACACCTTCATCATATGCAAGCTTCACACAATGAGAAAGCTCCTCGTCCTCCACACAGAATGGCACATATCGTTCTGACAGTCCAAGCGCATCACTGAGTGTATCATGAATCACCGGTGACAATGTATGTTTGATTGGGTTGCCGAAGATTCCAAGCAATTGTTCCGCTTTCACATCTTCGTATCCCTGTATCGCATATTTCATGATTTCCATATCATTTTTCCTCTGCTTCATCTATAATTGTCTATAAACAGACACATTCTTCAATATAATACCATAAAAGTTAAATACTTCAACTGTTTAGATACATTTCAGATACAATTGTATTTTATAATTTAAAAAAATAAACAAGGGGGAAATTTCATATGAAAAAACATATTACAGGAATTCTCATATCTTTGCTCGTACTGTCTACCATGTCTGGCTGCGGAAAGGACAAAAAAATTACATATATGGACGAACAGGCAACGACAAGCGATGCAACAAACGCTTCAGAAATACACTTAAACTATGACATCGCAGACGAACGCATGAGCTTTACGATCGACGCAGACGTAGACACTACCCTGTCGAACCAGAGCGCACCGGTTGCAAAAGCTTCCCGGTGTGATTATACCGATGACGATATCAAACGCATTGCAGATGCCATCTTTGACACAGGCAGCTACTCTTTATTTATCCCATACGCATTTCGTTCAATGGAAGATGTGAAAAGTGCGTGTGATATCATGCAGGAAGAAATTGCACAGTATAGCGATATTGCCGACGTTCCATATACTTTGTTGCAGGAATGTTATGATGCACAGAAACGTTTAGAAGATGGTTTCTCTGCAGATCCCATCCAAAATAACGGCGAGCTGAAATGGTACACAGCTCCTGTTTCTGACAACTCAAATATAGATATAAACTCCCAATTCTGCACAATCAAGGGTACTGTCAATAACAAACCATACTATTTGTCTTTTACACGAACAGACTCCTGTTGTATGATGGTTCTCCACGCAAACTATGAGCCATATACGCCATATGCATGGTTTCTCAATCAGGATGCAAACGCTGTATATGAAAACGATTTATTTCCAAACGAATGCCAGTATTCCCAGACAGATGCAAAATCCATCGTTCTTGATACACTCCAGACTATTGGCATTACCGACTATCAAATTACCGATATCAGGGAAGCTCAGACAGCCAAAACTAATTACGAAATAAGCTCCAGCGGTCAGGTTACAGAAAGTCAAATCAACACGGATCCTTCTTACGACTCATATCTGCTCTACGGTGGCATAGTCATTGACAATCTTTCACCAATACATACAGATGCCAATTTTTCTTCTGAAATAACGCCGGAGACAGCCGATGAGAATGAGGACCCAAGCACTTCTTATACAGATACAAAATTTGGTTTTGAAGCTGTCATTGCCAATGTCGGAAATGATGGTATCAATTATTTAATTGTTCAAAATCCAATGAAAGTTGATGAAATATTAGAAACAAAAGCACACACGCTTTCTTTTGACCAGATTGATGCTATCGCACAGGATTATATCACAAAACATGACGGTTCAAATCTGCCATATTATATAACCGGCACCTATATGGTTCGTGATATTCAATATGGCTTAATCCGTGTTTCTGACGAAGATACCTCGTCCTATATGTATATCCCTGCATGGTATTATATGGTTGATGGAGAATCTTCTTCTACACAATACTGTACATTTTCGTCCTACGTTATAATCAGTGCAATTGATGGAAGTATCTATAATAATTATTCCGGAGATATCAACTAACAAAGGAGGAAACGACTATGAAAAAACTATCATGGATTTTAATTCTTATCCTTACTGTCTCCTTACTATCCGCCTGCGGAAGAAAAGAAACCGTCATCTATCACGAAGATACCGCATCCATCTCGGATGCAGCTGATAATTCCATCCGCACACTGGACTACTCTATCCCGGGTGATTTCGGTACTT encodes the following:
- a CDS encoding type II secretion system protein, producing MRSTQERRCGSNRGFTLVEMIVTMMLLSILLTISVMGLMAWQDWSDFNQANEYAETMFLAAQNQLSEYNANGTLEDFAKQTKNLSPDAVNLDSIYYEEGKAYSDESVWVTVNKGTLVSVRANKGDYSRYAAGKTTTSPTAPIVYQLLEGYLYDTSILNDAICVEFSLEDGQVFSVLYSSKSNSEEQEVFVYDNKNTSLRGTVNIATRYESYRKDRMVGYYGVDTLSMALKGTKEKPSIDDVKLNNEDTLNLSFKVSKPANAAQKMNYDVTVYDVDSDFCAGENMADGVPVMKFTLEGAKIKNYANRQAQNCVITRYVKDETTNNWSTQELGEFPILAWSDTDGTIRVVLDAADFQATSASYAMKLQTLMNTSKPEAVANANFKFKTTYTFHRFGLDANKIKCSIKGYGAAYDTTTERQSNQSYVYFAEENNNISEDNKVVNYNYSIANARHLYNMRYVTDVTANTDKSVDELRLSSAHYEQDKKKKIACHFQLSKDINWTEFVESGAFYNTNGNDIKLEDETESLAEFFISMKQLRAEDSLDGKNADGESYTIKGLNMSQAGNALCMLYTDTDTGKADDEKKPVGLFITNYGKIGNLKLDEVQVTSPGDYVGSFAGITVYGENLIGEAAGILENLEVVNDNVDAETASYVKGKSYVGGITGTLIADSDSVVSAVTWKKLSNAAKVTGLSRVGGVVGELRTEKNRHTAITLEDCENTGAVYAVVKDGEDKKDSKFIGGIAGSCVNVYAANHVDNASALANITIKNSNSTPFYSEDDLTEFLGNQDGAVFENYADKVVGTYVGGITGYSYFSTLQGVRAELDNGRHSYVFGHDYVGGIVGYATGSAELSGADGTNATGRNDNYVIGCSYVGGVIGANADIDLTKTQKATGNNSTDTLVLVEEGASPIVVSDTVNPNNTVSNWQNKGVVYATGIYAGGISGYNAGSLLENRDTSGEATVAGIYPVSSAADYVGGITGYNHGVIKATDRIDNNVRIVGKNYVGGIVGYNDSDAEVTNYAVTAGSINGDTENGSYVGGLAGCNASIAMLQDTNGTAKKLYVSTQNISGKYFVGGVIGANIINTNGYNQNMVTEPGQSGSSDTATDSSAGNTTKLCYVTLQRETVGYYDGKVRAQYTYVIHNESDNLLYNWSMKLHLGKGADADLYNADGGSTTLREETEKETVITYETFKSDADHTNENNAVQAKSQSRPRKMELTFLSYDDMYSFDLTDIEFFYDGGDDNKGSLKPGNTVITKKNEHEVGMNDSLYTLELLGNQWYWYFKVTNNSDSDIFNLKILLPYDEGEFGVNEYNYGDAEVVNNKELKRLEITQKKSSNNYYRGKLSKGEYLQLSGIPINITSQDTFDKIKQKARLIFYTTELVQEADNIQYYRIKTNADMSNFSGTITGSAFTGGYIGYTMLVNSTDTTYARTTAETLRSMTNQTSTQNVVDAVCNADIKSSEVQMYVTGEVGSGSVTADTYVGGLVGYDDANTFLRIENATNKASVTAKTGHAGGIISASRKSNNKIQTSKNYGAITAKEVAGGIVGENKGTVSQCTVDATIVGNLGTSIASYGGIVGVSGIASEKTGDVDAAQITECRFTGSISGVGNNITAHVGGVVGANGYNSTVKASTVGSKETSVHGGMAGTATYDMSTTNVGGIVGTNYGTVSSTDNKAEANGNTTIDNYLGYTGGIVGCNRKDAIVKGTQTEQIITADKWYVTAKAAGENTAVGGIIGHSMSGENLEYLTNYAEVKTTASGNIAVGGIVGQMENQTSGSMTFTKCDNYGAVTGTWYTGGMIGYLRYKGVKFNSCASDGVVTGGTVDAMVGYADADIENNNQYVDCTVNGKKYSKTTQLALNRTEDEQAVMDASEDKKEAETTAGTAEQPDETEQAVIDVDTQHATAEAATEEIQTVRKLETPDVKRLAEDARVLQYYDGKSWTLTAPEKEEDLVGTYESRAYRFEVQDGADYYEVQIKDASGAYGVMYVEPKTDKYYVYYAGTNARVRRESLCEANPYTEFAGILTEEKPVNVSYAINVRLEDTTTAISAKVVAEENQISVLLPDTTTSVAVQAVVGEEHLDTYESSDVAVWKLIPVDDATTTDAGEITETDEDDIVIWTGVVKKEAVNTEFPKLAGTTVTVGSGTAAKEVVNYTVAIEQPMLVQVLGFDAEGALVQSVYYTADQTSASFMLEKDTWFTDDMKDVKIRFAAISQDGLAEWTQPQTLSITGISK
- a CDS encoding AzlD domain-containing protein, producing the protein MKHNIYLYILVMAVVTYLIRVLPLTLIKKEIKNKMVRSFLFYVPYVTLAVMTFPAILTASNSMVAAGIGFVVALILAWRRTSMFVVSLVSCAIVYILELFV
- a CDS encoding AzlC family ABC transporter permease, with protein sequence MSGAENINRKNYCDGMRDAIPIALGYLAVAFTLGIAARNAGVHALPATIMSLTNTTSAGEFAAITAIAGGVGYAELALMQLVINLRYMLMSCALTQKLDPKFSIIHRFFIGFGVTDEIFGISVARKGKLNPCYMYGAMSIAIPAWTIGTCLGVVLGNVLPGGVVSALSVALYGMFLAIIIPPARDNKVICGLVIIAMAASFLFTKIPVIKNISSGMKVIILTVVISAVAAVLFPIPDENTGDEEADYEA
- the aroE gene encoding shikimate dehydrogenase; the encoded protein is MEIMKYAIQGYEDVKAEQLLGIFGNPIKHTLSPVIHDTLSDALGLSERYVPFCVEDEELSHCVKLAYDEGVLGLNITVPHKQHVMESLVDVDVAAKTIGAVNTLVRVEGGYKGYNTDMPGLAKALETEGIALKDEKVIMLGAGGAARAVAYMCVSYGAKQVYIVNRTFARAQAIAEDMNMFAGKDVVQAVASDDYKSIPDGKYLMIQCTSVGLHEGDGMPFDFGDSFYAMAKAGVDLIYNPAQTPFLKEMEKLGVPAVNGLKMLLYQGILAYELWNNLTVSETLTDKVYLALQDAIYGKNRGDNIVLIGYMGAGKTTVGKALAGKLGYEFVDTDLYIESQEGMTIPEIFEKKGEAYFRTLETNVIRELREKIHCVIATGGGLPLRKENSDLLKEVGTVYYLMADADTTYARVKHCTNRPLLQCDNPYAKIQSMMEERGPIYARACHIRVRTDRGTLEEVMDEIK
- a CDS encoding DUF6034 family protein, with the protein product MKKHITGILISLLVLSTMSGCGKDKKITYMDEQATTSDATNASEIHLNYDIADERMSFTIDADVDTTLSNQSAPVAKASRCDYTDDDIKRIADAIFDTGSYSLFIPYAFRSMEDVKSACDIMQEEIAQYSDIADVPYTLLQECYDAQKRLEDGFSADPIQNNGELKWYTAPVSDNSNIDINSQFCTIKGTVNNKPYYLSFTRTDSCCMMVLHANYEPYTPYAWFLNQDANAVYENDLFPNECQYSQTDAKSIVLDTLQTIGITDYQITDIREAQTAKTNYEISSSGQVTESQINTDPSYDSYLLYGGIVIDNLSPIHTDANFSSEITPETADENEDPSTSYTDTKFGFEAVIANVGNDGINYLIVQNPMKVDEILETKAHTLSFDQIDAIAQDYITKHDGSNLPYYITGTYMVRDIQYGLIRVSDEDTSSYMYIPAWYYMVDGESSSTQYCTFSSYVIISAIDGSIYNNYSGDIN